AAAAAAAAGGCTTGTGTGAATTGgttcaaagaaatttttgaaaaaatacattcccTGTGCTTCAAAAGACATTTATAAGATCGTAACAGGTGACGATTCATGGATATATGGTTATGAgtccaaaacaaaacagcaatcgACCGTGTGGGTCTTTGAAGACGAGCCAAATCCAACGAACCTTGTTCGTGGAGGAAGCACTATTCAGCAAATGGTCGCCTGTTTCTTCGGTAAAACTCGTCATGTGGCGACAGTTTCGCTTGAGCAATGTAGGACGGTCAATTCTGAGTGGTACACCATAATTTGTAAGCCTGAAGTCCTTGTAGAAATTCGAAAAACGAACAAGAAAAGATGGATCATTCCGCACCATGACAACGCGAACTCTCACACACCAGCTCAAACCCGCGCCTTTTTTTGTGGTCAAAACGTGGAATTCATGGGTTATCCGCCGTACAGCCCTGACTTGGCACCCAAtgacttctttttatacccgcacATCATCGAAAAAAGGCGTGGTCATCGATTTTCGATGTCAGAAGATGCTGTTAAAGCGTTCAAAAACCATGTTTTGGAGGTGCCTCAAGCAGAGTGGAAAAAGTGCTTCGACAATTGATTTGAGgccattcaaatttatataaatcttgctggagaatactgtgacaaacaataaatccattttttttttataaatattcgcattttcattattaggccagaaatataaatagcaaccctcgtataTGAGCCtctgttataaatatttttattataacgAACTGTTAGGAAAGAGTTACCCGAAAGCAATCTACAGTCTATCCCtttcaacaaataataattatgcaatacTATTTAcattatacaagtattttatactaatttatggtcaaagaaaataagtgtcataaaataaaaacatgaaCTCCATCTgctaaattcaaatcaatttccCCAAACAACTTAGGTCTGAAACTCTTAAAATAAGACTTTCTTTAGCAATCAATGCATATCCACTTTATCGACATTAACAGGCTTAAAGGTATCTTCTCTCATCTTTTGTACGGTAATTTTCAGAAAAGACCGAGGTATTTTTAATTCCAACTCAACATTTTTTCCTATCTAGTATGTGCAATAGCTCTTTTAATCCCCTTCCACTTGAAATGGTTATAAAGATGTAATTTCGCCTATCTATATGGATGGATcgtaaataatatttggacACATGAAAGAAGTATAAAAGGCGAACCATGCTCAATCCAATTCAGTTTCCCATAGTTCCTCAGTGGGTATTAAGCTAAATCACAATGAAAGCAGTCATTCTAATTCTGGTCCTCGTGGCTGTTGTCCATGCAACTAGTCTGAAAGACATTCTAAAGGCTGAGTTTAACGCCTTCAAATTGAAACACCACAAAACCTACAAGGATGCTAGTGAGGAGTTGAAGCGCCTGCAGAACTTCGTAGAAAATAAGAAACTGATCGATAGTCACAACAAGCGATATGCTGCTGGGAAAGTATCCTACGAGATGGGCATCAATCAATTCTCAGACTTGAACTCCAAGGAATTCCAGGAGACAGTGCTGTCAAGCATCAATGCCAATGACTTAACAATTGGTATCACTCAAATATACACTCCATCACCAAGTGTTCAAATACCCGGAAGCATAGATTGGCGGGAGAAGGGAGCAGTTACAAGAGTTAAGGATCAAGGCGGATGTGGATCTTGCTGGGCTTTTTCTGCCATTGGCACACTAGAGGGCCAAAACTTTATCAAGAACCGACAGCTTATCTCGCTATCCGAACAGAATCTAATCGATTGCTCCAAGGAGAATGGCGGATGTGATGGCGGCTGGCCAGAAACTGCATTAAACTTTATCAAGGACAATGGTGGTGTTGACACTGAGGACTCATATCCCTATGAAGAGAGGGATGGCGAATGTCGTTTCAATGCAGAGAACATTGGCGCTAAGGTCACTGGCACTGTCGGTGTGGCCAGTGGAGATGAGTCTGCGCTGGCAGCAGCCGTTGCAGAGAAGGGTCCCATTTCAGTGGCCCGTTGATGCTTCACAATTTCAGAACTATCAAGGAGGTGTCTTCGATGAACCTTCGTGTCAGGACGATGTAAACCATggcgttgtcgtcgttggctATGGTCGTGATGACATTGGCGGCGACTATTGGCTGGTGAAGAACTCTTGGTCAGAGTCCTGGGGTGAAAATGGATACATTCGCATAGCGCGCAATAAGAATAATCAATGCAAGATTGCGGACCATGGTGTCTATCCGTTGGTCTAAGGAACGTTGTGCTTAATCATCTATAAATCAactataatttattcttttacaaaatttaagtaatttcaataaatatctTGAATTGgttaacaaaatttcaacTGTTTTATATTTACGAAGTCGAACTGTTATCTCCCAAAACACTAAAGTTAAACTAAAGTGTAAATATtcattatgtatgtatatgcacgtgtatatgataatataaatttccaCTCAGACGTGAAGACATACTATACAGCTGACATGGAACAACTGCGTCTGCAGATTTTTAAGGACAACAAGAAActgtacataaatttaataatttgactCCCAAGGAATTTAAAAAGCTCCAAGGCTTTAAAATCAGTTACTCAAAAGTAGGCATTGACTAATAGGCCCATCTCCGTATGTATCGATGACTCCCTCCTCCAATATTATTAAGGTGACGACTTCAATGAACCATCGTGCTaccaaaaaattttattatattcacttatttgtaaataaattaccCTTTCTCAAATTTATAGCGCTCTTTTCAttgtaatattgtaattaaatattctgaACTCTGTTATACTctcaaagcaataaaataaatgaaactaatttttaataaataaattgaagcaTAATTCTTGCagtattatttataactaAAAATTCTAACGGATAGGTTATAGTTATATAAAAGTTGTAATGatcattattaattattatttaattacattagTTGAACGATAATTTTTTTGAGCGCCTGTCAACTCTGGTTTCTCTTCCCAGTAATTATAGTTTCAGTCAGTCTAGCatttataagaattttaaatactaatcataaagctacagtcgagtatgcttgACTATATGTtaagatatccgctacccatttaaaaaacattattattcttaaaatatacatgtataacacaaaaatactactaatcacaaagactatagttaatattatatataccaaaattcgactCTAGCTTTTGAATAACGATAGGTATTCAAGTTTAGTcaatttgcgggggcggaagtggtcttggtgaaaatttgaaacaatcttgatcTGCGTGTAAGCATAACAAGtgatataaaaaagaatagttctctctctctctctctctctcttatagtctctgaaatgcagtgtttcatatggacagacagacagacaaacagacggacagactgctatatcgtctcggctgttgacactgatcaagaatatatactttataggttcagaataaatttccatatataattcaatacttttaagttgatttcttctattttttgcCACATACAGTCAATTAATTGcgcattattttttaataaatttcgcgattttatttgtttacaaactAAGTATATGTAATGTTATCTTAGACGATTACGACTGACCTATTTCAAACTATAAGTACAAATAGCTAcgtaatcaaataaaatatagctTTTTATGATTATTCAAGTGTAATGTTCTGTCGACTatcttttaaaacaaaaaaaaatattatttaatccCTCCACATTACGGTGTATGTACGAGAAATATGTGTTATAAAACCCCTCCCCtgtctttttattatttaagagaGTCAGACTTAATCTATCTGCAAAAGCGCTTgaaatagttataaatatgtaatttcgCCTATCTATAAAAAAGATTGTAAATTATAGGACTCATTAAAGACGTATAAAAGGCAAACGGTGCTCAACTCAATTCAGTTTCGCACAGTTCTTCACTGAGTTTTAATCTAAATCACAATGAAAGCAGTCATTCTAATTCTGGTTCTAGTGACAGTTGTTCATGCAACTAGTCTAAAAGACATTCTTAAGGATGAGTTTAACGCCTTCAAATTGAAGCAGCACAAAATCTACAAGGATTCTACTGAGGAGTTGAAGCGCCTTCAGATATTCGTGGAAAACAAGAAACTGATTGACAGGCACAACAAACGATATGAGGCAGGAAAGGAGTCTTACAAGATGGGTGTGAATAAATTCACAGATTTGACTCAAGAGGAATTCAAAACTCTTGTGCTCACAAACCTCAATCCTGCAGACGCCCAGGAAGGCATCGACTATATTTACAATCCTTCTGCCAAGACTAGTCTCCCGAGTAGCGTTGATTGGCGTCTTTCAGGCGCTGTTAATCCAGTTAAAAATCAAGGCTCCTGTGGTTCCTGTTGGGCTTTCTCTGCCGTCGGTTCACTAGAAAGTCATAACTTTATAAACTTAAACCAGAGAGTATCCCTGTCCGAGCAAAATTTGGTGGACTGCACAAGAGGTTATCCCTATTACAACCAAGGCTGTGGAGGTGGCTGGCCTATTGAAGCATTGAATTATGTAAGGGACAATGGTGGTATAAATACTGAAAGCTCTTACCCATATGAAGGAGAAGACAAATCTTGCCGttacaataagaacaacattGGATCAAAAATCTCTGCTGTTATACAAATTGCTAGCGGAGATGAGGCCGCATTGGCATCCGCAGTCGCCAAGAAGGGACCCATCTCGGTGTGCGTCGACGCCTCCTTGTTCCAATACTACCAAAGTGGCGTCTTCAATGAACCGTCGTGCTCTCAATCTACAAAtcattgtattgttgttgatggctACGGCACCGATTCAGTTGGAGGAGATTATTGGCTGGCGAGGAACTCTTGGGGCGAGAATTGGGGAGAAATCGGATACATTCGCATGGCTCGCAATCGTAGCAATCAATGTGCTATTGCCAGTTATGCAATTTAtcctttaatttaataaatatctttgtatttatataatttatattattttattacaaataaataattgttaatcCCATTTACAATCTTTAACgttattagaaatatttgcataggagtgaaataattaaatattaaagaaattttatagTTATACCCAATAGTCATGCACCGGATGGTATAGAAAAAAACTGTTAAGAACAGACACACGCATGTTATGCAATTTGACAATCGCAATTATAAATTCACTCATTCAGTTAAATTAGATCATTAAATTTTGCTGCCACCAATATGCGTGTTGGAATTATTccaattttggtatataatacCTAATACTAATGTACTTAAAGCAGAATTTAATCTCTTTAAAGCGCATTAGAAAAGCTGCGATGGCAAATACTATGAACAGCTGGTTCTGCAGATCTTTAAGGACAATCTAATCTAAGCTAATCGACAGGCACAACAAGCACTATGTAGCAGAAGAGAAGACTTTGACTCCCGATGAATCAATCACTCACAAGAAGGTATTGACTGTATGTACAATTATTCTACCAAGGATAACCTTCCTGCTAACCAAGTTAAAATCAAGAACAATGTGGATCCTTTTGAGCTCAATAGAAAGCCAGTACTTTATAAACAAAGGGCGGAGAGTATTCCTGTCTGAGCCTCCTTAAACCTccaaaattttcattaattttttgaaacggtcaattattttaatttgttaatttcattagtttaaatttttcattatttatttatcaatcaTTCCTATGAGTTTTCTGATTAATTTGCCTTCAGTTGGCACAAATTGtgattcaatattttttaattgcgcatttaacaaattttcctagaaataatattcaataacgTATTCATAGAAATTTCTattgaaatgatttaaaatgGTTGTTAGGTCGGTTAACACTGACTTATTTAATGCTATAAACAAGCAAGAACTACTTTTAATTAAGTAGTAGTAGACTATaagattttatatatgttattatatGATACAATTCGCTTAGTCCTCAAAATTaggattttaaaatttattaatatgtatgcatatttatttcaacgaATTTCCATTGGTAAGATCAATcgaatacaatataatattcaaagcctattcataaaaatggaattttatatatagtcaGGTCGACCATTGAAATCAACTGATGAATTCTATGATTAAAAATCGTCAATTATTATCATGACACCTTATTGACCTTATCGGAATAGCAAAACCATTTGTGAAAACTGATATTTTAATGACAACTTGGATCTCAAATCTTGATCAGTGCAATAACTCAGCAATTCCATTTATCGTATTATATCAGTTCactatcataaaaataaaaatcgaataaggTATAGGAAAGACGCAATATATTACTGTGCAcgactttatttatttcaagggtgctaaaataaattataactaATGATTCATCACATTTTGGTTTCGTTATTTTCGCTATTCTTTGTTCTTTCTTCGAGATTGCGGTAGCAATCTTGTTATATAATGCCTAACACACCAACGAACTGGCATCAGTTTAATTGTGTAACTTCAACATGAAGgcagcaatttgcattttgctctTCGTCTTCGTGGGATACATTCAGGCAAGGATAACTTACGATGACGTTCTTGACGCGGAATTTGAACTCTTTAAAGTGGAGCATGAGAAAAGCTACGATAACGAATACGAAGAACAACTGCGTCTGCAGATCTTTAAAGACAACAAGAAACTGATCGATAGACACAACAAGCGCTATGCAGCTGGAGAGAAGACTTATACGATGGgtgtaaataaattcacagATTTGACTCAAGAGGAATTCAAAATGCTTTTGCTCCCAAGCCCTAATTCAAGTCATTCTCTTGAAAGTATCGACTATATTTACAATCCTTCTGCCAAGGATAGCCTACCAAGTAGCATTGATTGGCGTAGATCAGGCGCCGTTAAcccaattaaaaatcaaattcccTGTGGCGGATGTTGGGCTTTCTCTGCCGTAGGCTCTCTGGAAAGCCAACACTTCATACACAAAGGAAAAACTGTGTTCTTATCCGAACAAAATCTGATTGACTGCGGTGAAAGTTCCCGTCCGATTGAAGCACTGGATTATGTTAAGGATAATGGTGGTATAGATACTGAAAGATCGTATCCATATCAATGTATGAAACACAGTTGCcattacgaaaaaaaaaaaaattggagcAGAAGTTTCGGCTGTTGTACAAATTCAAAGTGGAAATGAAGACGCATTAGCATCCGCCGTTGCTAATAAGGGTCCCATATCAGTGTGTATCAACGTCGATTCCAACTTCCAATATTATAGAAGTGGCGTCTTCAATGACCCGTCGTGCTCTCAAACTATAAACCATTGTGTAGTTATCATTGGCTACGGCACCGATTCAGTTGGAGGAGATTATTGGTTGGTGAGGAATTCTTGGGGCGAGGATTGGGGAGAAAACGGATACATTCGAATGGCTCGCAATCGCAATAATCAATGCGCTATTGCCAGTTATGCAGTATATCCTTTAGTTAAATGAATATCTTTATATTGTGCTCTCGCCAGTTGTGAAATAAAtccttttgaatttttcttttatattcgtttatttgtaaataaataaaataaatatcaaaataccgctctctctttatttcaatattttattgtaacaTTGCGCACCCAGTTGTTGAAatgatacatttttattttatactcatataaatttttttatttttatataatcaaGCACTTTAAGTACATCTAAaggattaataaataataaataattcttttttgcACTTCGCGTTATATGATCTCTTTGTTTAAATGATGACGTAGATGACTTACCTGTCGCAATCATAAATCTTGTTTTTTATAGCACCAAATAGGTCAgtgattaataaattattacaaggcctattaaacacaaaatttcaaaGCTATGTCTTAAAACacatatattacaaaattatattttatcaatttcgatatatatatttgcttacTTCCCAAATGGATTTGTGTATTTCCATGTCTGAAGTAAAAAAGCCTAGCCAGTACTCTACTAGAATGTGCTGATGctgatattataatatttattagaacTATAAAAATGAAGGTTTGAATGCTTTAGCTTTATTATTACCTTTTATATGCATATGCGtaatacaatcaaaatatttaaggaAGGAATTTGACGTTAGTTTTATGTTTAATCTAGAGAGtataaaacatttcaaaaacacataaatattagTTACTTTTGTCTTAATTACTGATttgcaaagaaaataatacgAAAGTGCCTTTTACACTAACGGATAAACTGGATATAGTGCTATACCGCATTGATTGTTGCGATTGCGAGCCATGCGAATGTATCCGTCTTCACCCCAATTCTCACCCCAAGAGTTCCTCACGAGCCAATAATCTCCTTCAACTGGATCGGTGCCGTAGCCAATAGCAACTACACAATGGTTTACAGTTTGAGAACACGACGGGTCATTGAAGACGCCACTTCTATAATATTGGAAGTTGGAATCGACGTTGATACACACTGATATGGGACCCTTATTAGCAACGGCGGATGCTAATGCGTCTTCATTTCCACTTTGAATTTGCACAATTCCCGAAATTTGTGCTCCAATGTTGTACCTTTTGTAATGGCAATAGTCGTTTCTTCCTTCATACGGATAAGAGCTTTCAGTATCTATACCACCATTGTCCTTAACATATTTCAATGCTTCAATCGGCCAACCGCCGGAACAGCCGTAGTTGTTATAGGGATAACCTCTTGTGCAGTCCACCAAATTTTGCTCGGACAGGGATACTCTTCGTTTTTTGTGTATAAAGTAATGGCTCTCCAGTGAGCCTACAGCAGAGAAAGCCCAACAAGAACCACAACGGCCTTGATATTTAACTGGATTAACAGCGCCCGAACTACGCCAATCAATGCTACTTGGAAGGCTATCCTTGGCAGAAGGATTATAAGTATAGTCGAAGCCTTCTTGTGAATGATTCGTATTAAGACTTGTGAGCATAAGCCTTTTGAATTCCTCTTGAGTCAAATctgtgaatttatttacacCCATCTTATAGGTCGTCTCTCCTGATACATAACGCTTGTTGTGTCTATCGATCAGTTTCTTGTTGTCTTTAAAGATCTGCAAACGCAGTTGTTCTTCGTATTCGTTATCGTAGCTTTTCTCATGCTCCACTTTGAAGAGTTCAAATTCCGCTTCAAGAACGTCATCGTAATTGATCCTTGCCTGAATGTATCCCACGAGggcgaaaagcaaaatgcaaattgctgcCTTCATGTTGAAGTTACACACTTAAACTGATGCCAGTTCGTTGGAGTGCCAGGctattatatatcaaaattgcAACCGCAATCTTGAAGAAAGGACAAAGAGTTGCGGAAATAACTAAGCCAAGATGTGATGAAACTTtagttataatttatttgagcaatgtttaaatttatacatgTAAATGAGTAATATGCTATGTCCCTCCTATACCTTTTTTCTCTGACCACAcgcaatattatttttatacccgctacccatagggtagaagggtattataactttgtgccggcaggaaatgtatgtaacaggtagaaggaggcatctccgaccctataaagtatatatattcttgatcagcgtcaacagccgagacgatatagccatgtccgtctgtccgtctgtgtgtctgtccgtctgtccgtctgtccatatgaaacactggatctcagagactataagagatagagctataattttttttcgacagcatttgttatgtttgcacgcagatcaagtttgtttcaaatttttgccacgcccacttccgcccccgcaaatcaaaaaaatcg
This is a stretch of genomic DNA from Drosophila albomicans strain 15112-1751.03 chromosome 3, ASM965048v2, whole genome shotgun sequence. It encodes these proteins:
- the LOC117566502 gene encoding procathepsin L-like, producing MKAAICILLFALVGYIQARINYDDVLEAEFELFKVEHEKSYDNEYEEQLRLQIFKDNKKLIDRHNKRYVSGETTYKMGVNKFTDLTQEEFKRLMLTSLNTNHSQEGFDYTYNPSAKDSLPSSIDWRSSGAVNPVKYQGRCGSCWAFSAVGSLESHYFIHKKRRVSLSEQNLVDCTRGYPYNNYGCSGGWPIEALKYVKDNGGIDTESSYPYEGRNDYCHYKRYNIGAQISGIVQIQSGNEDALASAVANKGPISVCINVDSNFQYYRSGVFNDPSCSQTVNHCVVAIGYGTDPVEGDYWLVRNSWGENWGEDGYIRMARNRNNQCGIALYPVYPLV
- the LOC117567985 gene encoding procathepsin L-like; the protein is MKAVILILVLVTVVHATSLKDILKDEFNAFKLKQHKIYKDSTEELKRLQIFVENKKLIDRHNKRYEAGKESYKMGVNKFTDLTQEEFKTLVLTNLNPADAQEGIDYIYNPSAKTSLPSSVDWRLSGAVNPVKNQGSCGSCWAFSAVGSLESHNFINLNQRVSLSEQNLVDCTRGYPYYNQGCGGGWPIEALNYVRDNGGINTESSYPYEGEDKSCRYNKNNIGSKISAVIQIASGDEAALASAVAKKGPISVCVDASLFQYYQSGVFNEPSCSQSTNHCIVVDGYGTDSVGGDYWLARNSWGENWGEIGYIRMARNRSNQCAIASYAIYPLI